The genomic segment AAAAGAATATCGCCGCTTGGACACATCTTATCATATTCATAGAATCTAAAACTCCCATCACTACGAGACTGGCACCTTCCTATTTCTTGTAAGCAATTTACTTTCTCTAAATTATCTTCGTGGAATGCTATAACACCGTGCGCGTGCGGATTATTTGTATAATCATACTCAATTACTAAAAATGATTCCGTCCGCATGTTAGGCATATTAACGTACCTAGGACCAAGAAATTTTCTATCATAGCGATTGATTATGTTGTCGAGAAGCCTTTGCATTGACAGTACGCTGGATTTACCCTTATATCCAAACCTTATTGTTATAGCATACTGAGGCAACATTCTTTTCATTTGCAACCTAAATCCATTTGATAAATGATCTATACTTGTGTAATTAGGTTCTATATTCATATTGATATTATGAGATCCTTCTTCCTTTCCTTGGTTGTTTACAGACATTGGTCTGATAATATAACTTATTACATCAATGATGTCAAGCTGTATTTCATAATAATCTCTTGTGCGTGCGGTTACTACGTTTTGTAGTTAGAAGAATCTCTTTCGGCATGCGCGACGCTGTATATTCTCAGGGTTGTTTTGGTATCTTCTTTGTTCTCAAATTTGAAGTTATCCCCAGGGTCGGTGAGGCTGGGGTGGTGTTATATTGTGTTAAATGTGGTGTTACGCTGTGGATAACCATCTACAAGTCATTGATAATAATGGGTGATTGGAATCGGGCGGTGTGTAAAAACACGAAAGACGGTGTGTAAAAACACGAAAGATGGTGTGTGGAAGCACGAAAAGGATTGATGCGGTGTGTGGAAGCACGAATAATGGCGGGATGGTGGGTGATAGCACAAAAGATCGACCGCCCCTTCTGCCCGACCGTATGAGGCAAGCGGATTTCTTCGTATGCGATATCTTCGATGCCGCACCTAAAGGCGATATGGCGTCGATGCAGAACCCGGTTTTCTCGATCTCAACAAAGCCCGATCGGAACGTTCGCCGCTACGAGAATGGCGAGAACTTCGTAGAGGTAACACCGTCTGTGAAAGGACTAGCAACGGTTCATGATCGCGACGTTTTGATCTTCTGCATCTCCCAGGTCATGGCGGCGATCAACGATGGGCGTAACGACGATATCCGCCCGACACTCCGCTTCAAAGCGTACGATCTGCTGAAGGCGACCAATCGGGGAACAGACGGGCGTGGTTATGAGCAGTTAAGAGCTGCCTTGGAGCGGCTATCGGGAACCCGCATAACAACCAACATAACTACCGGAAATGTTGAAGTTCTAGATGGATTCGGATTGATAGATCGTTTCCGGATCATACGTGAAACACGTGACGGGCGTATGCATGATATTGAGGTCACTCTATCGGAATGGGTTTTCAATGCCATTAATGCGCGTGAGGTACTGACCTTACACCGAAACTATTTTCGACTTCGAAAACCGCTGGAAAGGCGCCTATACGAGATTGCTAGAAAGCACTGTGGTAATTCTTCTGAATGGCGTATAGGACTTCATAAGCTAAAATCTAAATGTGGGTCATATTCAACAGATAAGGAATTTAGGCGTCTGCTATCAAACATAATTATTGAAGATACAGCACATGCACATATTCCTGACTATAGCGTCACTCTCGATGGCGAGATGGTAATCTTTCAGTCTCGGGGCTCGGTGCCTGTCCGGCGCGAAGAGGTTTTTAACGGTCGCCTTGATCCAGAATGTTTCCATGACGCCCGAACCGCAGCCCCTGGTTGGGATATCTATTACCTTGAGCGCGAGTGGCGGCGATGGCTCGGTGAGAATGAGATCGTAGCGAAGAATCCTGAGCGGCATTTCGTGAAATTCTGCCGGAGCTGGTTCGAAAAGCGGGGGAAACCTTCCTAAAAAGTTATCGGCTGATGATCCAGCGTTGGCGGAAGATCCTTGGGTCAAAAGACTGCAGGCGAAAAAAAGCGAGATTATTTCATCTATGCAACCTTCACGCCACGCCATCACCAGCATGTTAACAGCCGCGATCGACGAGGCGATAACCGAAGCAAAGCTGACTCAAGTTCCACATTCAGTTGTCGAGGTGCCTGGTCAGTTCATCGCAGTGCCCTTCGATTGCGCGGTAGCTCCACTCACCACAGTTCAACCAGATAGCAGTGACACTGCGAAGGTCATTGCCGATCGATGGTTCAGATCAAACCGTAGCAATATGAACCCTAACCCGTTATGATCGCTGCAAACGGGGGTTTCGATGGGCAATGCAAACGGTGAGGGTAACGGTTCCGAAACCCATTCCGACACGGTTAGGGAAACGGTTTGGCTAACCGTTCCTGATGCCGCCCGAAAATTGGGTGTATCCTCCACAGCCATACGAAACCGTGTGAAAAGAGGGACGCTGGAATCGAAACCCAATGGGAACCGGGGGGTTCTTGTGAAGATTGCGAACGGTGAGCCTAACCGTTTGCAAACGGTTTCTGACACGGTTTCCCTAACCGTTTCGAACCTGGAATCAGAAAATGCCGCCTTACGAGCTGAGAACCAGCTCCTACGGGATGAGCGAGACTGGTTGCGCTCAAGACTCGAAAGACCTGGCGGCATCGTTCCCAGGCTTAAGCGCTGGTTTCTTGGATGATGCTGGCTGACAACGGAAAGGTTGAGCCACGATGAGAACACTCGCTGCCGGCGTCCTCATAGGGCTGGTTTCTTTTCTGCCGGTAAACGCATTGGCGCAGCCTACACAGGCAGAAGTGGAAGATCCTTATGAGTTTTTCTTAACCGCTCCTCAATTAACGTCAGACGAAAGCAATGACATACGTGGTGAACTATGGGATACAATAGAAAAAATAAGAGAAGAACGAAGAATTGAGTACCGCAGAGCCGTTAGAGCCGCTTCGCGAGGAGATCCCGAAGCCCAGAATAATCTTGGGACAATGTATGAACAAGGGTATGGTGTCACACAAGACTATGCTGAGGCGGTCCGCTGGTATAGCAGTGCTGCCGAACAAGGTAATTCCTATGCACAGCGCAATCTTTCTGCTATGTATGCTGATGGTCGTGGGGTAGCTCAAGATATTATCAATGCATATATGTGGATAATTATTTCTGCTGCCAACGGACATGATGGTGCTATTGAAGCACGTGACAACATGAATGATCTTTTTTCCAGAACTAACAATGAGAACATTATGTTTCAAACTCAGAGACGTGCGCGTATTTGCATGGAATCTGGTTATACCAACTGCGATTGAACTTGCCTATTACCTGCCGAGCCGAAAGATCTTCACTGCGCAGCCCAGCGCCGCGAGCTGCTTGATCTCGCTTTTTAAGGGGCAGTTTCTAGCCGCGACCGGAGGATCTGAAAAGAATATAGTATCCATCTTCCATATGGCATATCGAATAATTTTTTAGTGCTTTCTCCAAAAATAAGACTAACTTGTTGTAAACAATCCGTCTTTTTGGCTCATAAGCAGAAAATGTTATAACATCTGGTTTTTTGATAGATACCCATTCTTTGATTACATATAAAACTTTGCGAAATACGATGATGGCATACTTACCCATTCCATCAAGCTCTGTGGTAAGAACCTCGTCATATCCAAATCGAT from the Fodinicurvata sp. EGI_FJ10296 genome contains:
- a CDS encoding replication initiator protein A encodes the protein MVGDSTKDRPPLLPDRMRQADFFVCDIFDAAPKGDMASMQNPVFSISTKPDRNVRRYENGENFVEVTPSVKGLATVHDRDVLIFCISQVMAAINDGRNDDIRPTLRFKAYDLLKATNRGTDGRGYEQLRAALERLSGTRITTNITTGNVEVLDGFGLIDRFRIIRETRDGRMHDIEVTLSEWVFNAINAREVLTLHRNYFRLRKPLERRLYEIARKHCGNSSEWRIGLHKLKSKCGSYSTDKEFRRLLSNIIIEDTAHAHIPDYSVTLDGEMVIFQSRGSVPVRREEVFNGRLDPECFHDARTAAPGWDIYYLEREWRRWLGENEIVAKNPERHFVKFCRSWFEKRGKPS
- a CDS encoding tetratricopeptide repeat protein; the encoded protein is MRTLAAGVLIGLVSFLPVNALAQPTQAEVEDPYEFFLTAPQLTSDESNDIRGELWDTIEKIREERRIEYRRAVRAASRGDPEAQNNLGTMYEQGYGVTQDYAEAVRWYSSAAEQGNSYAQRNLSAMYADGRGVAQDIINAYMWIIISAANGHDGAIEARDNMNDLFSRTNNENIMFQTQRRARICMESGYTNCD